TTAACATCTTCCTCCAGCCGTCCGGCCGTCAGTGAAATACTGCCCAGGCTGCTGCCGACATCGTCATGCAGATCGCGTGTTATCCGCCATTTCAGCTCCTTCACTGCTTTTTTACGCTGAAAAACCGAGGTCAGGGCCAATCCGGATGCCCCCAGTGCCAGCAGGCAGATTACGGTGTAGGTCGTGATCATCCAAAACGATTTCCAGCGTTTTTCCAGCGTCTGAATCTGAAGGAGATTCCCGCTGTATTTCTGTTGAAGAATACGGCGTTGCTCAATCAGCTGCAGCCAGTCCGTCAGAAACAGGACCGGCTTTCCGGCAGCGTGACCGTCATAGAGGCGTTCGGCGATTGCCGATGCATTCTCCGGAAATCCCTCCAGCGAGACCGATTGCACGGGATAAATTTCTTTCAACCGATACAGTCGGATTTCTCCAAGAGCCAGTGTCGGTCTTCCATTGTGTTCCGGCAGGTTTTTAAACGTGATCCGAAGCCACCGTCCACGCGCCTGCGAAGCCGGGAGACGCACCACATTATTGCCCGGCCGTTTCATGCCCCATTTCCGGGGAACTATCTGCGGGGTTGACCTTTGGCCATTAGATTCCCGGATAATTTCCATTTCAATATCGGCCGGAAAGCCAAAACCGGGCACTTTTACACCATCACTGTTTTGTGCCGGAAACAGGGTCACCCAGCCAAGCAGACAGTTTCGGCCCAGATCCAGTTCGATGGTACAGCCCCCGGGCGGCTCCTCATTGAAAAAGGTCGCAAAATCTTCTTTCCTATCTGCAGTATCGGCTGCAACTCCCAATGGCAGCCCCAGGCTGCTTTTGTGGTCAAAGAGATAGCGCCGCGCCCAATAAGGCGGGGCCTCATATTCCAAGCTGGCCGTCATCCGGTCGCATTCATGATCTGCGGCAGCCATGATACCGAACAGCTCATCAATCGCGATAAATTCCTGATCGCCCTCAACCGCACCGCGGAACACTTCAATCCGAATATGGTTGCCCTTCGGTTCCGGCACAGCAAGCACATGCGGATACCTGCCGAGGTCTGGACAGTCCTCCGTCATCCACTCTTTGATCACCGTTTCTGATCCCTCGTCGTCAATCAGAAGAACACGGAACCGTTTGGGAAAACCGTAACTGCCCACCCGTCCAAAACGGTGGTCGACGGCAGGAACAAGAATAACCTGATCCGCCCGGAAATAATCTTTGAAAAAGAAATCGAGGGTCCAGCGGGGTTTGCTCGGCAGTTTGTTTAATGCCGGCAGATAACCGCCATGATACCCGTAGGCCTCCAGCTGCAGAGCATCATTCAGCTTCGGCAGGGAATCGAGCCGGAGTTGCAGTTGCGCGGTGTCCTGACGGAGCTGACGGAGTGTTCCCGGAATGTTTCGGATGGCGACATCTGCAGAAGCCCGGCCGGCCCAAAAAAGGATGAACCACGCCACCGAAACCTTCCAATGTCCGGAAAATATCCGGAGAATGCGTAGCCGAGTCTGTATCTTCAAAAACATACCGTCATAATGTAAAAGGTTTTACTGGCGAAATAAACAGAATATGACGCAACGATTCCGGCGCTTTTGCTGTACCGGCTTCCGTGCATTCTGCTAAACTCTGCGGAGTTTTTATCGGCGATCAAACGGAGGTGTCATGGCTCAGGTCAGACTTGAAAAAGTCAGTAAAAAATTTGAGGACGGACAGGCAGTGGTGTCCCGTTTCAACCTTGAAATTTCAAATGGTGAGTTTCTGGTTCTTGTGGGGCCGTCGGGATGCGGAAAATCGACAACGCTGCGGATGATTGCCGGGCTGGAAGATGTCAGCGAGGGACGGATTTATATTGGTGATCGCTGTGTAAATGAAATACCGCCTAAGGATCGCGATATCGCCATGGTATTTCAGAACTATGCGCTCTATCCACACATGACTGTGTATGACAATATGGCTTTTGGCCTGAAACTGCGGAAGATTTCAAAACAGGAAATTCATGAACGGGTCAATCGCGCCGCCCGTATTCTCGACCTTGAAAATCTTCTGAAACGCAAGCCTAAAGCCCTTTCCGGCGGGCAGCGGCAGCGCGTAGCGATGGGACGTGCAATAGTCCGGAAACCGGCAGTTTTTCTTTTTGATGAACCGCTCTCAAATCTGGATGCAAAAATGCGGGTGGAAATGCGGAAAGAGATTATTCAGTTACACTCTCGCGTGGCCAGTACCATGATCTATGTAACCCACGATCAGATTGAGGCGATGACACTCGGCGACCGAATTTGTGTGATGAATCAGGGCGTGATTGAGCAGGTCGGCCGGCCGCGTACGATTTTTGATTATCCGGCAACCCTTTTTGTGGCCGGTTTTATCGGAACACCGGCCATG
This is a stretch of genomic DNA from Pontiella agarivorans. It encodes these proteins:
- a CDS encoding ABC transporter ATP-binding protein, which codes for MAQVRLEKVSKKFEDGQAVVSRFNLEISNGEFLVLVGPSGCGKSTTLRMIAGLEDVSEGRIYIGDRCVNEIPPKDRDIAMVFQNYALYPHMTVYDNMAFGLKLRKISKQEIHERVNRAARILDLENLLKRKPKALSGGQRQRVAMGRAIVRKPAVFLFDEPLSNLDAKMRVEMRKEIIQLHSRVASTMIYVTHDQIEAMTLGDRICVMNQGVIEQVGRPRTIFDYPATLFVAGFIGTPAMNIFRGSIVSEKGLFFDGGTFRIPVPQEQVQLLKAYIGQAVCFGIRPRALNKLNADETADFMLSGKYEISEMIGEEILLHMVSGEHHFVASIHPHQFSETEPAEISFGLDHRFAHFFDAETGRNITLPENIARETLISSTEA
- a CDS encoding sensor histidine kinase, with protein sequence MAWFILFWAGRASADVAIRNIPGTLRQLRQDTAQLQLRLDSLPKLNDALQLEAYGYHGGYLPALNKLPSKPRWTLDFFFKDYFRADQVILVPAVDHRFGRVGSYGFPKRFRVLLIDDEGSETVIKEWMTEDCPDLGRYPHVLAVPEPKGNHIRIEVFRGAVEGDQEFIAIDELFGIMAAADHECDRMTASLEYEAPPYWARRYLFDHKSSLGLPLGVAADTADRKEDFATFFNEEPPGGCTIELDLGRNCLLGWVTLFPAQNSDGVKVPGFGFPADIEMEIIRESNGQRSTPQIVPRKWGMKRPGNNVVRLPASQARGRWLRITFKNLPEHNGRPTLALGEIRLYRLKEIYPVQSVSLEGFPENASAIAERLYDGHAAGKPVLFLTDWLQLIEQRRILQQKYSGNLLQIQTLEKRWKSFWMITTYTVICLLALGASGLALTSVFQRKKAVKELKWRITRDLHDDVGSSLGSISLTAGRLEEDVNDDRVKEDLADLALLAREASASLREVVWVIDQSEIRLPDLVKKLAQRAERVLTGKELKISIAASIPDQAVPLSFKRHLILFFKEVIHNCARHSCATQVRIEIAVDHDTLIVEAEDNGKGFEPDKVVDGWGLESLKKRAEELGGTMMLRAVPDLGTSVRLTIPLKSIFTNVDHRYKTSN